CGAGACCTTCACGACGGACATGACCATAGCCGAGTGTATCGAGCGCGCCGGGCATAGCAGTCTCAGGGCGTGGCCGGTGATGGATAGAAACGGCGTCTCCGGCGTCGTATCGCTGCCGCAGCTCGAACGAGCGCTGGACGAAGAGCGAGCCGATGCGAAGGTGACGGTGCTTCTCGACGGGCGCACGTTCGCCCACCTGCACGCCGATCATTCGCTCGACCTCGCGCTCGAACGGATGGGAACGACGGGCTACGACTTGCTGCCGGTGGTGAGCCGCGCCAACATCCACGACTTGGAGGGAGTCTGCTCGCTGCTCGATGTCCTGAGAGCCTTCGGTGTACGTGGTCAACATCCGGGCATGCCCCCAGAGCGCGCATGAAGTCGGTCATCCAGCGGGTGGTTTCCGCGCGCGTCGAGGTCGAAGCGCAGTCGGTCGGGGAGATTGGTCCCGGGCTGGTCGTTCTGCTCGGTGTGGCCGATGACGACGACGAGCGGGACGCGGCCTGGATGGCGGAGAAAGTGGCCGGACTCCGCATCTTTTCCGATCACGCGGGAAAGATGAACTTGTCGGTGACCGACATCGAAGGGGCCGTGCTGGTCGTCTCCCAGTTCACGCTCCTGGGCGACTGCCGCAAGGGCAAACGCCCTTCCTTCGTCGACGCCGCCCCTCCGGAAGTGGCGCGAAAGCTCTACGGGGCGTTCGTCACGGCCTTGCGGAACCGAGGTCTCGTGACCGAGACGGGTCGTTTCGGCGCGCTCATGCGCGTCCATCTCGTCAACGACGGGCCGGTGACGCTCCTGGTCGATAGCAAATGATC
The window above is part of the Vicinamibacteria bacterium genome. Proteins encoded here:
- the dtd gene encoding D-aminoacyl-tRNA deacylase, whose amino-acid sequence is MKSVIQRVVSARVEVEAQSVGEIGPGLVVLLGVADDDDERDAAWMAEKVAGLRIFSDHAGKMNLSVTDIEGAVLVVSQFTLLGDCRKGKRPSFVDAAPPEVARKLYGAFVTALRNRGLVTETGRFGALMRVHLVNDGPVTLLVDSK